The following proteins come from a genomic window of Spea bombifrons isolate aSpeBom1 chromosome 10, aSpeBom1.2.pri, whole genome shotgun sequence:
- the B3GNT9 gene encoding UDP-GlcNAc:betaGal beta-1,3-N-acetylglucosaminyltransferase 9 yields the protein MRIRMKGDVLCTLFLLTALCTLLYGLLKPGARQGISTGKQAKALNVQSVTTTSKRYYNTKVRPEKTKILSDTYNVGIDSEEVKATIQVPITQPPFDFDQYLRSKDHRNFSMLINQPNKCAKPSGDSFLLIAVKSIVEDFDRRESVRKTWGKEGIINGVRVRRVFLLGTPKNRTQVSLWESLMQQESHYYKDILLWDFLDTFFNLTLKEIHFLNWAQTFCNDVKFIFKGDADVFVNVENLINFLQAQNSSDDLFVGDIINQAKPIRSKKSKYYIPETMYGLGMYPPYAGGGGFLMSGVTMKKLSEACKEVELFPIDDVFLGMCLQRINLKPVLHAGFKTFGIPKPSAAPNLQTFDPCFYRDLMVVHSLKAAEIWLMWNLLHSQQPPCSQKQRIKKPFHWKKKKAKQVPKAVTTDQWPSNPHAESQK from the coding sequence ATGAGAATTCGGATGAAGGGCGATGTTCTCTGCACACTTTTCTTACTGACTGCTCTCTGCACTTTGCTCTACGGTCTTCTTAAACCAGGTGCAAGACAAGGAATTTCTACCGGGAAACAAGCAAAGGCGCTCAATGTCCAATCTGTCACCACGACTTCCAAGAGGTACTATAATACCAAAGTAAGACCCGAAAAGACAAAGATCCTATCCGATACTTATAATGTAGGCATTGACAGTGAAGAAGTTAAAGCCACCATTCAAGTTCCAATAACGCAGCCTCCCTTTGACTTTGACCAATACCTCAGAAGCAAGGACCACCGTAACTTCAGCATGCTAATTAACCAGCCCAACAAGTGTGCCAAACCCTCAGGAGATTCCTTCTTGCTTATCGCCGTGAAATCCATCGTGGAAGACTTTGACCGCCGTGAAAGTGTACGCAAAACCTGGGGAAAGGAAGGGATTATCAACGGGGTGCGGGTGAGGAGAGTCTTCCTTCTGGGGACCCCAAAGAATAGGACGCAAGTGTCCTTGTGGGAGTCCCTTATGCAACAGGAGAGTCATTATTACAAAGATATATTGCTATGGGATTTCCTCGATACCTTCTTTAATCTGACCTTGAAAGAGATTCACTTCCTCAATTGGGCTCAAACGTTTTGCAACGATGTTAAGTTTATCTTTAAAGGGGATGCTGATGTTTTTGTCAATGTAGAGAACTTGATTAATTTCTTGCAAGCCCAAAACTCCTCTGATGATCTATTCGTCGGAGACATTATAAATCAAGCGAAACCCATAAGATCCAAGAAAAGCAAGTACTACATCCCAGAGACAATGTACGGGTTAGGAATGTATCCACCGTACGCAGGAGGCGGCGGATTCCTAATGTCAGGGGTCACTATGAAAAAGCTGTCAGAAGCCTGCAAGGAGGTAGAGCTCTTTCCCATAGATGATGTGTTTTTGGGAATGTGTTTGCAACGGATCAACCTTAAGCCTGTTCTACATGCAGGGTTTAAAACGTTTGGAATCCCGAAGCCCTCGGCTGCACCCAACCTACAGACTTTTGACCCCTGCTTCTACAGAGACCTGATGGTTGTCCACAGCTTGAAGGCAGCAGAGATCTGGCTAATGTGGAATCTCCTTCATAGTCAACAACCACCTTGTTCCCAGAAACAGAGAATAAAGAAACCCTTTcactggaagaagaaaaaggccAAACAAGTGCCAAAAGCTGTCACGACTGACCAGTGGCCAAGCAACCCACATGCGGAGAGCCAGAAATAG